Genomic window (Streptosporangium brasiliense):
CTGGTCGTGTTCGTCACAATGATCATCAATACCCTGAAGGTCTTCGACCTGGTCTTCGTCATCGCACCGGGATCGGTGCAGCCGCAGGCCAACGTGATCGCGCTGGAGATGTGGCGGGTCTCCTTCGGCGGCGGCGGCAACCAGGGACTGGGCAGCGCGCTGGCCATCTTCCTGCTGATCCTCGTCCTGCCCTTCATGATTCTCAACATCCGCCGGTTCAGGAGGGACAACCAGTGACAACCTCCACTCTCGGCGCACCGCCCCGCAGCGCCCTCGGCCGGGTCGTGGACCGGGTCGGCGGTGGTGTGGTCCAGGCGGCGATGGTGCTGATCGGCGTGTTCTGGCTGGTCCCCACCCTTGGCCTGTTCGTGGTCTCGATCCGCGACGAGACGGCCAACAACTCCACCGGCTGGTGGACGGTGTTCACCAAGCCGGCCGAGCTGACCCTCAAGAGCTACGGGGACCTGCTGGCCACCGGGTTCACCGCGTCGTTCTGGAACACCGTGCTCATCACGGTGCCCACGACCGTCCTCGTGATCGGCATCGCGGCCATGGCGGCCTACGCGTTCGCCTGGATGGACTTCCCCGGCAGGGACGGGCTGTTCCTGGTGGTGGTCGGCCTGCTGGTGGTGCCGATCCAGATCGCGCTGATCCCGATCGCGCAGCTCTACGGCAAGATCGGGATCTTCGGCTCCATCGCCGGCGTGGTGCTCTTCCACGTCGCCTTCGGACTCCCCTTCGCCATCTTCCTGCTCCGCAACTTCTTCGCGGGCATCCCGGCCTCGCTGCTGGAGGCGGCGCGGATGGATGGCGCGGGCGAGTGGAGGATCTTCTCGACCGTGGTGTTCCCGCTGGCCAAGCCGGCGATCGCCTCGCTCGGCATCTTCCAGTTCCTCTGGGTCTGGAACGACCTGCTCGTCGCCCTGGTCTTCGCCAACACCGAGAACCAGCCGATGACCAAGGCCCTGCAGTCCCAGATGCGGCAGTTCGGCACCAACATCGACATCCTGGCGCCGGGCGCCTTCCTGTCCCTGATCATCCCGCTGGCGCTGTTCTTCGCCTTCCAGCGGTATTTCGTGCAGGGCATGATGGCCGGCTCGGTGAAATAAAGGGGCAGGTCCGGTACGGCTTGCACATATTTCGGATGCAAGCCGTACCGGACCTCAAACGCCGATAGGGTTTTCGGCATGTCCGCACGCCCTTTGAACGAAGTCGTGGAAGCCGGGTGGGCCACGGCCCTGGAGCCCGTCGCCGAGCAGGTCGCCGCCATGGGCGAGTTCCTCCGCAAGGAGGTCGCCGAAGGCAGGCAGTACCTCCCTTCGGGACCCAACGTGCTCCGCGCTTTCCAGCAGCCCTTTGACCAGGTCAAGGTGCTGATCGTCGGTCAGGATCCCTACCCCACGCCGGGTCACCCGATCGGCCTGAGCTTCTCGGTCGCCGCCGACGTGCGGCCCATCCCCGGGAGCCTGCGCAACATCTACAAAGAGCTCACCGAGGACCTCGGGCTGCCCATGCCGAGCAACGGTGACCTGACCCCGTGGGCCGAGCACGGTGTGCTGCTGCTCAACAGGGTGCTCACCGTCATGCCGGGCAAGCCCGCCTCGCACCGGGGCAAGGGCTGGGAAGAGGTCACCGAGCAGGCCATCAAGGCGCTCGCCGCGCGCGACAAGCCGATGGTCGCGATCCTGTGGGGCCGCGACGCCCGCAACCTGCGCCCGATGCTCGGCGACGTCCCGGCCATCGAGTCGGCCCACCCGAGCCCCCTGTCGGCCCGGAGCGGTTTCTTCGGCTCCCGCCCGTTCAGCCGCGCCAACGAGCTCCTCGCGCAGCAGGGCGCGTCGCCGGTGGAGTGGAAGCTCCCCTAGTCCGACCTCACTCCGTGAGGGCACTAGGATCTCCACCATGAGTGATGAATCGGGCACCGAACGCTATCTCCGGCTGACGGTTGAGCTGACTGTGGAAGTGCAGGACATCGGCGCACTGCAGGCCGCCGCACTGAAGGAGATCAACCACCCTGAGGCCGATCTGGACGACGACGAGCGCAGGGAGCAGGCGGAGATGGTCTCCGCCGACGACAGCGGCGCCACGGCGCTGCAGTGGCTCATCGAGCCGGACCACGTCCTGGGTCTGATCGAGCACGTCGAGCAGATCGAGCCCCGCGAGGCCGTGCTGGGCGTGGAGCCCTCCGAAGGCCCCTCGGAGGAGGACGACGAGCACGACCACGACCACGACCACGACCACTGAGGTCAGTCGTTGACCACGGAGCCGTCCCCGAAGGCCCAGAGTTGACCTTCCAGGTCCAGAGCCTGGTAGACCCTGGGTCCCTCGGGGGTGGCCTCGATCTCCACCACGATCTCCGCGCCCCTGGCGCTGGCCTGCTCGTAGTGGGCCTCCAGGTCCTCCACCACGACGAACACCCCTTGACTGACCGCCGGCAGGTCCAGGGCGCTGCGCAGGTACGGCTCGCTGTCCCGGACCGAGGCCAGCATGACCACGGCCTCGCCCAGCACGAGCCGGGCGTGTCCGATACCGCCCTTCGGGCCGGGGACCGTCAGCGCCGGCCGGAAGCCGAAGACCTTGCCCAGCCACTCGATGGCGGCCGGGGCATCCTGGTATCGAAGGAACGGAACCACACGAGGGGTTGACATGCTGTCCTCCATCGAGACGACGCGATGCCTTCAGCCCTGAGCTTGCCACCGTTGGCCGGTCCCGTCAGCCCACTGGACTGATCTTCTTGTCAGCCGGTGAGGATGTCCTCACGGCGGGCGACGAGGGAGTCGCGCAGGCGCGTCAGCTCACCGCAGCGGGCGGCCAGGTCGTTGACCGTGCCGTTCACCCACTGGGCGACCTCGCCGACGGCCTGACCGGTGCGGGCGATCCGCTGATGCTTGATCGCGTCGGTGATGATGTTGTCGAAGAACATGTCGACGAACCAGCGGGTGTC
Coding sequences:
- a CDS encoding carbohydrate ABC transporter permease — its product is MTTSTLGAPPRSALGRVVDRVGGGVVQAAMVLIGVFWLVPTLGLFVVSIRDETANNSTGWWTVFTKPAELTLKSYGDLLATGFTASFWNTVLITVPTTVLVIGIAAMAAYAFAWMDFPGRDGLFLVVVGLLVVPIQIALIPIAQLYGKIGIFGSIAGVVLFHVAFGLPFAIFLLRNFFAGIPASLLEAARMDGAGEWRIFSTVVFPLAKPAIASLGIFQFLWVWNDLLVALVFANTENQPMTKALQSQMRQFGTNIDILAPGAFLSLIIPLALFFAFQRYFVQGMMAGSVK
- a CDS encoding uracil-DNA glycosylase, which gives rise to MSARPLNEVVEAGWATALEPVAEQVAAMGEFLRKEVAEGRQYLPSGPNVLRAFQQPFDQVKVLIVGQDPYPTPGHPIGLSFSVAADVRPIPGSLRNIYKELTEDLGLPMPSNGDLTPWAEHGVLLLNRVLTVMPGKPASHRGKGWEEVTEQAIKALAARDKPMVAILWGRDARNLRPMLGDVPAIESAHPSPLSARSGFFGSRPFSRANELLAQQGASPVEWKLP
- a CDS encoding VOC family protein, coding for MSTPRVVPFLRYQDAPAAIEWLGKVFGFRPALTVPGPKGGIGHARLVLGEAVVMLASVRDSEPYLRSALDLPAVSQGVFVVVEDLEAHYEQASARGAEIVVEIEATPEGPRVYQALDLEGQLWAFGDGSVVND